The genomic window CAGAAATGGCCAGTTGGAATCAACAAGGTTATTTCCAACCAGTTCTACAAATTTGTAGAGTTGATACATCTCTGGAACCATTAGGAATTAATGACAAGTTTATTACTCTAGGCGAATTATCTGGCTTAGtcaatgatttaataaatccATTTAATACATTCGATAATTTAGTAGCTCGTATGCCCATCGATTCACTGTCgaaaaataacaataagGAAGTGGTGAAGCAAGAGGAAAAATTAACTCTTCAGAAAGAGACAATGTCCAAGGttcttgaaaaatcattacAAACAAACACCAAATCTAAAACAAAATCGGAAGcgaaaaataaagaacCGTCGAAGAATGATAAAGAGATTCAAAAACCAGCCATTTCTGAGTCAGAAAAATATGCCCAAGCACTATTAGAAAGAGAAcataaaaagaaacaaaataaagCTGACATGGTTGCTAAACAATTATTAGCAGAGGAAGAAAAGAGGAAACAGAAGCAAAAGGCTGATCAGGAGCGGAAAAAGGATACTCAATTATTTTCTGCAGATCACAAGAACAATACTGATcaacaaaaggaaaaagtAATCCGTGCGACAGTCAATGGATCTGGGGAAGAGGATATTAAGAATCAGTCTTTGAATAAATGGTCTACTACGGCTACCACGACGAATCTAAAAAAAACTAATGACTTAACTTCATCTACTCCGgtggaagaaaaaatccATTCTACTACTACTTCCGCTCAACCAAAAATTAACTCAGAGTCACTAGAAAGCCTTCCAAGTAAATCACAATCTAAGAACGAAAAACCTGAAACCGAAGAATTTGATGTAAGCTTCattgaagaacaaaagaaaatttgggAATCTGTTAGACGTACTAGCAAACCTTCAAAAAATACAACGAAAGCCAGCAGTATCAATAATGCATGGACTACAGTCACATCTAAGGCTAAACCTACCTCAACAAAAGCACAATCAACTATTAATAAACCAACGATTGGCTCTTTCACAGTTAATCCAAATTTGAAAGCGAAAACAGTCGTTAGCGCTGCCAGTCCAGCAGCATCCAATGGAATCAATCCCGGAATTTCACCTCGTCAAGAATTCTTAAAATGGTGTAAATCtcaaatgaaattgaatcaagGAATTACCTCCAATACAGtattagaattattattgagTTTACCTTCAGGTCAAGAATCTAAAGAATTGATCGCAGAGACTATATATGCGAATAGTGCAGTTATGGATGGTAATAGATTTGCCACTGAATTCATCAAGAGACGTAATGAATGCGAGAAGCATCATCATGAGGATCCTTTGAGTTGGAACGAAGCTTTGGCGTTATCTGGGAACGATGATTCCGATTGGGAATTTCAAACTGTGAAAAAGAAAGGTAGAAAACATTAGAAAACTTTTGTAACTAAACTATATaacaaagaatatatatcattCGTCGACGGATGATTTTAATGACTTATTTATTAACCAAATTATACGCCACCTCACAAACTTTTATTAAGGTAACTTTTTGCATATATACTATGTGTTTTGATGAGACATTTTTTTAATCTTAAAGGTGAAAGGATCTATTCAATACTATGCtgtttaaaaaaaaatcactACAAtacattaatattattatgaaaaatagGTATATTCGTATCACTACTTAATTAACATACCGTtatcatctaatttcaaGTCCCATTCCTTGATAGAGACTTCTTTACGTTTAATAATAGCATCAAAACGTCTTTGCATAGCTTGGTTAAAGCAAATTTCTCTTGCATTTCCAACAAACAATTGAACCCACCCCGGTTGCAAAGCTTCAGCTTCTTGTATacaatctttaaattccaCTTCCATCAACttcatttcattttggAAACGTTGCCAATATTCTTCCCCGACGGACCCATTCTTATaaatcaattcaatttgTGGTTCTAGttctttcatcttcaaagaACGTCTGATTGCCTCAGCACCTCTATTCAAAAGAGCAGCTTTGATGACTTTTTCATGAACATCATCCattgatttgatttcaaaatataaatcCCTAGcgtcattttcatcaaaaatGGATGGTAATTCGGTACGTTTCTTAAGTTGGCTCTTCTTGTATTGAGatgcaaataataataaggaaatcaataatatagCACTGTATATTATCGGAGTATAGAATGAGAcgttttttaatatttcctCCATTTCTGGTTCTTGATTAAATTGTGTCCCGTTGAAATTCGTTCCATTTGTGTTGTTAGTGTAGGTACCATTGGAAGTAGTGTTGAAGGCGTCTTCAAAGGTTTCGTTAAAGGAAGACATTTTTTACGATTCTCGTAATAAATGTGATTCGATTACCTTGGTGGATATGCTTATTTATAAGAAAAGGCAGGTATGTAACCTTAGAATAAACAATTGACAATGTTTAGTTCTTTAACGATGAAGTGTTGTAAAGTTACGTATTTTCTAAGAATTTTTCCATACTcatagtttttttttaaagcGACTCGCTACGTATTTTATACGTAGATGAATATTACTTGGAAGAGAAGTGGACTTTGAAGTGGCAAATTCGGATATATGATCAAGAAGGGTTTGTATCTTAGATAATTAATCAATCGATCAACTAATCAATCAAGAAATCCAATACcaatattctatatatGTTAATTAGATTTAGAACGAAAGATGGGATGCAAAGAATTCCCTGTGAACCAACTGATTTATTTGGTACCTTAATGGACAAATTATTACCACATCTAAATCCCCGTGCAGATATCCAGTCATTTACTGTAGACGATAAACCTGGCTTATCTGGTAATCCAGTTTCTGAATTACTCAATCGTGATGTTACAGATTTAGGATTGAAGCATGGTGATATAGTTTATGTTAATTATAAAGAGAAGCAAGATGGTATTGCAGATGCAAATGGAAATGACAGTATGAAATCCTACCAATCGGGGAGTGTTAAACTTAATGGTGAAACTGTATCTATCCCTACAATGGAGAAGAAAAGTATCACGAAAGAGCTTccaattgatgaagaacTGGAGAAAGAAGATGGTTTAATTCCTCGACAGAGATCCTCCCTTTGTAAACATGGTGATAAGGGGATGTGCGAATATTGTTCGCCCTTACCACCTTGGGATAAAGAGTACCATGAGAAAAATAACATTAAGCacatttcatttcattcctacctaaagaaattgaatcaagCCACTAATAAGAAAGAATCAGGTAGTTCTTATATAGCGCCTTTAAGTCAACCCAACTTTAAAATTGACAAACATTGTTCCAATGGACACGAACCATGGCCACATGGAATTTGTTCGAAATGTCAACCTTCAGCAATCACATTAGAACAACAGTCATTTAGGATGGTTGATCATGTGGAATTCCAGAAAagttcattaattaatgaattcattgaatcCTGGAGATACACTGGTATGCAAAGGTTTGCCTTTATGTATGGTAGCTATGAAAAATACGATTCAACACCGTTAGGTATTAAAGCTATTATAGAAGCCATTTATGAACCACCACAACATGACGAACAAGATGGATTAACTCTCGATATAGAACAAACCAGACAAGAGATGGATGAAATCGATAAATTGGCTAAAACGATGGGACTTTCTCGTGTTGGTGTGATTTTCACAGACTTAACAGATGCAGGTAATGGTGATGGTTCTGTTTTCTGTAAAAGGCATAAGGATtcctttttcctttcatcGTTAGAAGTAATAATGGCTGCGAAGTACCAAAAGAGACATCCTAATGTTAGTAAATATAGTGAACAAGGTATATTTTCATCCAAATTCGTTACGTGTGTAGTCAGTGGTAATACAGAAGGGGAAATTGATATATCCAGTTACCAAGTTTCTACAGCAGCAGAGGCTCTAGTTGATGCTACCATGATCAGTGGATCTACACATCCATCAATGGCCTACATTAATGAAACTACAAACGATAGATATGTCCctgaaatattttatatgaagaagaatgaaTATGGATTAACtgttaaagaaaatgcAAAACCTGCTTTCCCCGTGGACTACCTATTAGTTTCATTGACCCATGGATTCCCCATAGATGATACCGTCAGTGGGAAATTCAGAACAATTCAAGGATTCCCATGGGCTAATAGACAATCTATGGGACAATCGCAAGATTATCAAGAgttgaagaaatatatatatcaatcTGCAATTGCCGGCGATTTCAATGTCTTGCATGATAGGATATCCAATTTCCATTTCCTATTGTATGTACATACGTTACAAATCTTATCTGAAGATGAATGGGCATTGCTGGTAATAGCAGCATCGAGCAAGACTGAGTTTGAAGAGCCATTGTTACAATTAGTATCTACTGCGGGATGGCAAACATTAGTGATGATTTTACAAGAGAGCTCATAGagatcatcatcatcatcatcatcatcatccagCAGTTATTGTTGTTCGAAGAAGTTTCTAGAAGGTTCTCTCCTCGTTCCTCGCTCCACTTATTGCGCGCGCgagttttcaatttgacGGCTCTTCTAGtctatataatatatcCCTTAAAATAACACACATATAGTTTCTTTATATAGACCCTGAAAATCTCATATAGTCTGATTCATCAGTAGTCTTTATAGATCCACAAACAATCTCTCAATTTGATACACATTGTTGAAATCGAGTAGactatttatttgttaagTATTTATATTGCAAAATACTcgaagaaataaataatttcacGTTTTAATACtatattaagaaaaaacaGCAAATATGAGCACACCATTTGGCTTAGATTTTGGTAATTCCACTTCTGTTCTAGCAGTTGCTAAGAATGGTGGTATTGATATTGTCGTTAATGAAGTCTCCAACCGTTCTACTCCCTCGCTGGTCGGTTTTGGTCCCAAGAATAGATATCTAGGTGAAACTGCCAAGACCAAAGAAACTTCAAACATTAAAAACACAGTAggtaatttgaaaagaatcATTGGTTTGAATTATGATGAACATGACCACgattttaaagaagaagctaAGTTTGCTACCTCCAAGTTAGTTAAGTTAGATGATGGGAAAGTTGGTGCCCAAGTGACATTAGCTGATGAAAGGAAGACTTTTTCTGCTGTTCAATTGTCGGGTATgcttttcaaaaaaatgaaaaacacGGTTGAAACTGAAATCAAATCACCAATTACTGACGTTTGTATTGCTGTTCCTGTTTGGTACTCTGAAGAACAACGTTATAGCGTTGCAGATGCTGCAAGAGTGGCTAACATGAATCCTGTCAGAATTGTTAATGATGTTACCGCAGCTGGTGTCTCATATGGTGTCTTTAAGACTGATTTACCTGAAGGTGATGCTAAACCAAGAATTGTCGCCTTTGTCGATATTGGCCATTCCGATTATACTTGTTCCATTATGGCTTTCAAAAAAGGTGAAATGAAAGTCTTAGCGACCGCATACGATAAACATTTTGGTGGTAGAGATTTCGATCGTGCAATTACTGAACGATTAGCCGATGAATTTTTAACTAAATATAAGATTGATATTAGATCAAATCCAAAGGCTTACAACAGAATCTTAGCGGcatctgaaaaattaaagaaggtCTTATCTGCTAACACAACAGCACCAATTTCTGTGGAGTCTGTCAtggatgatattgatgTGACCTCTCAAATGACTCGTGAGGAACTTGAAGAATTAGTTCAACCATTATTGAAACGTGTTACCGTTCCAATTTTACATGCTTTGAAGCAAGCTAAATTGAAAGCTGAAGATATCGACTTTGTTGAAATTATCGGTGGTACTACACGTATTCCAActttaaagaaatcaatttcTGATGCATTTGGAAAACCATTATCTTCGACCTTAAATCAAGATGAAGCCATTGCTAAAGGTGCCGCATTTATTTGTGCCATCCATTCCCCAACTATTAGAGTCAGACCATTCAAATTCGAGGATATTCATCCAAATTCTGTTACGTACACTTGGGATCAACAagtagaagatgaagatcGTTTAGAAGTGTTCCCATCGAATTCCACTTTCCCATCCACCAAAATGATCACGTTATATCGTACCGATAACTTTACGATGGGTGCAGAATACACTGATGTGAAACAAATCCCAAGTAAACATATTTCCAAAGACATCGCCAGCTGGGAAATTACCGGTGTTAAAGTACCCGAGGGACAAGATTCCATCCCAGTTaagatgaaattaagaTGTGATCCTTCCGGCTTCCATACCATTGAAGATGCTTACACTTTGgaagatattattgttaaagAAGCTATCCCATTACCAGATGATGCTCCTGAAGATGCTGAAGTACAGTACAAAGAAGTTAAGAAGACCGTAAAGAAAGATAACTTGAAAATTGAAGCACATACATTTAGTCTTGATGAAgctaaattgaatgaattaatcGAAGCAGAGAATGATATGTTTGCTCAAGATAAATTGGTCGCAGAAACTGAAGATCGTAAGAATGCATTAGaggaatatatttatactTTACGTTCTAAATTAGAAGGTGATTACTCTGAATTTGCctctgatgaagaaaaggaaaaactAACAGATATGCTAATGAAAACTGAAGATTGGCTATATGATGAAGGTGATGATTCTACTAAAGCTAAATATATTGCTaaatatgaagaattagCATCCTTAGGAAACATAATTAAGGGAAGATATATGGccaatgaagaagaaaaaagacAAGCATTAAGAgctaaagaagaagcagcAAAAGCTGCTGAAATGGCTGGAAAAATGGCCGCAGAAAGAGAAGCTAAAGCTAAAGCTGATGCTGAAGCGGGAAAAAAGGATAGTCCAAAAGAGCCACAACAAGAAGTAGATGCAGATGGTGATATTGATCTTGATTAGCCGTCCAAAGGAGCGTCAAAAGGTCGATACTCCAAATGTAcacaaattcaaaaatcaagaaacaaTAACTTGAAGACGTAATCTTCAAAACATAACACATTATACTATACTGATTAATCATTCTAAAAGATacgaatattattattaatattatagaTGTATATATTTCCTACGTAGTACAATATAGTCTAGATAATTTAATACTATGTAAGAATATATCTATTGGGTCTTTTTCTCATAGAGTGGTAAATCCTTAACAGATGGAAATAGTGCAACCTTTCTTTTCCATGGTCTTGACCTCGTGTAGCATTCGATGGAATCACTCAAACCAACATATTCCcaagaagaagttgaatATATCCAATCATCGATTTGCCATGAATCTTCTAACCACTTGTAATGGTCATCGACTTGCTCAAAACTCAACGGATTATTACAGTCTATATGCTCATTGccttcttgattttttacTATGGAGAATTGACCACGTTCATAAGGAAATAATTTAGTTAACCAACCCAAATGTAaccattttctttgattctCCCAGATtataatttccaaaatttttaatatcttgGGCTCTGCATTCTCATTCTCTTGGTCGAcgtgatgataatgatctAAATCTATGTACCAATCTTTAATAACGAAACTTTCATTAATACCAggttcttgttcttctctATGAGGTTGTCTATTATCTGTGTATTTGATTAATGTTTCTAGGTTAGTTACAGGAGCCCCACCAAAccattttttccaaattatatCATCCCAATGATATATATTCCTGACCAAAGTTATTCTCCAAATCAATTTTAACGTGTACTGTACCCAATCACAATGATAACATACGCTGGCAATAACACAGATGAGTACGTATTTCTGTATAGTGATTGATATCCATTTAATTAAAATCCACTGAATAACTGAagatattgttattatctTACATATTGAAGTTACGGAATATGATTTTCGTGAAGAGAAGAATGATTCTCTTTGTAAGATTcttaatttatttgttattgaatctatttgatttattatatcttcTATCGTTGGAGGATCTGctgttttcaaatcatgAAATAATGCCACAATGTAATATAGTATTGAAGTGCATAAGATGATCGTACTGACGAGTCCCAGCCATGCCGTTAATATATCATCGAATTTAAACCGTACCGtttcttgaagaaaatatttcatagATAAGAATATGAAGATGACGTAGTTGAAATAGTGATAATGGGTATTGTGTAACCATAGGATTCTATTGAGACAATTgtctattattattaggaATGGATAAATATTTGACATGGAGATTGTCATTATCGAAGGTATATACTTTTTTGAGGCCTTTATAGAGGTTGCTAACGGTATGGAAATTACTTGATCATGATGAGGGTGGATATCTGAGAATTTGGCATGGAATTCCttaccattattttcattgtcAAAAGTTGACATTGTCTATCGTTTTGGTGTTTCCTGCGTAGTTATaatgtatatttttgtGATCTACAAGGACTCTCTAAGAGAAGTCTAACTTAATCttattcatataatatcaaAACTTAATAGCTTCTTCCAGCTGAGGTGTTCAAATTGCCtgttttgttgttcttcttcttttacaCCTTTACTATTATTCTTCCTCATTAATCAGAGGCTTCGGGGTTAATAATTACAAATGCTTTAAGAGTAACTTTAACgtaagaagaagaataaataataataatcgATGGATTGAATAAGTGATGGGGAATGAACAAAAGGGAGCATGCGCAAGATgggtaataataaagagaaTAAATATGGTAGCAAGTTAATAAGGAAAAGACCCACCATTAAGACTTTATCACATAAGACTATCAAAAGCACGATATATGTTAAATCTAGTTCTCCATATATAAGTGTAGTGAAACGAGTTCACAAGTTCATTGAACAACTGAATAAGACCGGTAGGTCACCGTATGTGAGACTCATGGGGATAGGTAAAGCTGTTGAGAAGACTTTATCTATAGCGTGTCATTTCCAAGAAGAGAAGGGAAGACGAGTAGACGTGAAAACAATAAGTGTGGATGTCATCGATGAATTACAATATCAAGAAGATCAcgaagaacaagaagaagaaatagaaaacGATGAAGATAGAGAAACTGTATTGAAGAAACGATCTGTTAGTGGTGTAGAAGTTAAGATATATTTAGCTAATTAGCCATTTATGTATGGATGTAGTTTATAGATCATTAAAGCATTCCCTTTGTATAGTAGTAGTGctatttttgaaatatttttcattgtttAAAATACAATTTAGTGATTACGTTCGTAGAGATGACTCTAAGCAAGCTATACAAGAAGCAATTGCGAAACAGATATAACATAACAGGTTGGGAAAGCATTCAAGTATACGATCATTATCAACGTCGAATATATAAACCTGGGGCGTAATGGAAGAACAAATTAAGGAATGGAAAGCTACTAGAATAATTGGGATCATCGGTCTAGGTGATATGGGTTTACTATATGCCAATAAATTCTCAGAAGCTGGTTGGAATGTTGTATGTTGTGATAGAGAAGAATTCTATGaggaattgaaagataaaTACAAAGATGCTAAATTTTCGATTGTTTTAAACGGTCATTATGTCTCTAGAGTCAGTGATTATGTGATCTATAGTGTTGAAGCGGCAAACCTAGACAAAATTGTGTCATTATATGGACCATCGACTAAAGTAAAAGCGATTGTTGGTGGTCAAACAAGTTGTAAAAGCCCTGAAATTGCagcttttgaaaaatatttgcCTCCAGATGTTGATATCATAACGGTTCATTCTTTACATGGCCCCAAAGTCAACACAGAGGGTCAACCGTTAGTAATAATCAACCATAGATGTTCtgatgataaaaatttacAGTTTATCGAGAGTATTGTATCTTGtttgaaaagtaaacaTGTTTATTTAACGTTTGAAGAACACGATAGAATCACAGCTGATACTCAAGCTGTCACACATGCTGCATTTTTAAGTATGGGAGCTGCATGGGCTAAAGTTAAAGTTTATCCATGGACCCATGGTACAAATAAATGGTATGGTGGATTAGAGAATGTTAAAGTTAATATATCTTTACGAATTTATTCTAATAAATGGCATGTTTATGCTGGTTTAGCTATCACGAATCCTCATGctcatcatcaaattttaCAATATGCTACTAGTGCTACAGAATTATTCTCACTGTTTTTAGCTGGTAAGAGAGAAGAGGTGACAAAAAGATTATTAGAGGCAAAAAAATTCGTATTTGGTAACCATACGgggttattattactggATGATTTGATACTTGAACAGTATTCATTATCAAAGGGAATTTCTAATTCAGAGGGTTCAAACGACAATGAATCTAAAGATAAAACAAAGACTGTACCAAATTCACACCTATCATTACTGGCGATTGTAGATTCATGGTACCGTTTAGGTATAAATCCATATGATCACATGATTTGCTCTACTCCGTTATTTAGAATATTTTTAGGAGTTTCTGAATATCTATTCCTAGAACCGAATCTTTTAGAACAAACTATTGATGCAGCAATGAATGATCAATCGTTTAGAACGGATGATTTAGAATTCGTCATTGCTGCAAGGGAATGGAGTTCTATCGTTACTTTCCAAAGTTTTGATTTGTATGAAGAAAGGTTTGAACAAGTTCAAGAATTCTTCAAACCTATGTTTCCTGAAGCTAATAAGCTTGGTAATGAAATGATGAAAACTCTTTTAAGTCattcaaaataaatgaataaatgaGGGAAAAGAAGCttctatatttatataCAATATCTCTAGATTGTTTTATATTAGCCAGCTACACAGcacaagaaaaaatacgagaaaaagttattaatgaaaaatgcaaattttttttttaattttagttataatattatataggTTCTTTGGATAGTCCAAATAAAAGTCCATGTGGGAAAACATTTATGCTATTATGGGTTATGTATAAGATGATATgccttttcttcttctttcgtGATATGCATGTTATCTAATGTTTGAATCTTTTCTTGTGTGGATAGTCGTTTTCGTTTTCGTTTTCGTTTTCGTTTTCGTTTTCGTTTTCGTTCTCATTTGGAATAGGTTTATCTGATTCAATGGAATACCTTCTTTTCATTGAGGATTTTGCAGGTATTGTTGTATCACAAGCAAGAACATATTCTGTTGTACATAAATCGTTTGCATTATGGTTTGATGGAGATAAATGACatggataataattttcaagTAGGAATGGTTGCCTtgcttgttcttcttcttgctGTTGAACAAAATGAATAGATCTTCTGGATGAATATGTATAGTTGCTGGCCATAATCGAATTATTTGTTCTTGAAATGGAGTCAGCAAACCCTTTCACTATTTCGTAATCACCTGGTTGAAGAGTCCCCAAAAGTTCAGGGAATTGCAGTTTAAAATCTCTATACATAATACGATTCCATGCATACATTAATCTATGTTGGTGGGATCGTGGTTGTTCATTTGAATTAGGTTCATGTttgtaaaaaatattccatATTTTGTTGAGGAGATCATTGAATCCATAGTCCCTTAGTATATAATTAAGATGTGTCaatgatatatttctcTTCATGGGAAATACATTATTCGGCGTCATACAtttcataataatcatTGGATTTGTATCGTTATCATTCTCATCACCACCTATATAGAGTAATAGATATATTTCCGATGAGGTTACTGGATCTATGATAACTAAATGCCATAGATGTAAATTTGAATCCTGtggtttcaaataatatagcTGCTGATGTCTATCTGTCGCagttaaattattattcagACGCATAAACTGTTTCCAGTCTCTTAAAAGTCTTTTCGTTATGAAATGGCCCATTCGTTCTTGGTTGGTTTTTGTACTTggtattttcttcttttttctgGCTTTTTGgtattttgttcttttgttCTCAACCTTTCTTAGCAAAAACACCTCTTTTGAGTTAATATCCTCTATTTCGACGGGAAAAGTTCCTCTTTTGTCCTTAGTTTGACTTTCTTTTTGGcttgttattattggtgctgtttatatattcttggTAGTAATAACTCTATAAAAAAAGACTACTCTATAGAAAGAAggttttctttattttatacttttaatattttagaCCTAAGGCCTATTGTATAGGGTTGAGTTGGAATTAACATTAAACCCTATTTGATGAACCCTAAAAATGggaaaagtaaacaaacaaaattattagtTAAAGAACTTCAACTGACcaaatatacatatatacatataaatTTAGTCTAAATATGTAAAAGAAAAGACCATAGGGGAAAAAGTTCTTCTTCTCGACCAATAATGGAAACGATATCTAAACTTGGTCAAACATAATTGGAAATATGCCAACTCGAGATATCCTAGAACTCTCTAATCATTTCTTATCAGAAGAACCAAAGTCTCTTATAGAAGAACTACAAATTTTTAACAATAATGAGGGTCACGATATTATCTCCGATGAGGTAGAATTCCTTGAGAAAAACATATTGtcatcatttgaaaaatctacTTCACATCAAGATGGAATACCCGTAGATATTGACACCAAATCGGaattttcatcttcgtcCATCATAgataaacaagaaaagaaaaatattaaagagTCAACGAAAAGAGAAAGGAAACTTGCCATTTTGAactatatttttcattctaTGATTGGTAAAGATAAACTGGCGAAAATAATTATCCATTTATTATCGTTAATTGACATTTTAACTATTAAGAAGTTGTTACCATGGATAAATACTAGCTTATTCCCATTCAATGTCAAGATTCCTATATTACAACTTGAAAGGCAAAGACGATTAATTGCCGGATTGTTACGCAATTcacataataaaatatcgTCAATTGTGCCTGTTTTATCGACATTTAGGTACATTCTCCGATTAGGCCATTCCATTCCAAACTCAATAAAGTTGatggaaataataaaaagagtAACAAACAAGTCACAAAATGATCGAAAATTTAAACAACTTTTGCAAaatactttttttcttcgt from Naumovozyma dairenensis CBS 421 chromosome 3, complete genome includes these protein-coding regions:
- the SMY2 gene encoding Smy2p (similar to Saccharomyces cerevisiae SMY2 (YBR172C) and YPL105C; ancestral locus Anc_8.587) codes for the protein MNFESQGQYESQAQSQPQTISDLDRDINLETLNYQLNDLNFHKTGSNAEDLFTQPLNNNSNNEMDSANATSAILGNRLPLSRSASLLDSIGIQRASSPFTPKSKDAGLTSTQSVLGSSIFNNWQHTAAATIPESQPSNQQIPFLSRQDSSSSFNYPSQLANFKNPLSSQFIVDTGYVDSPLIHSATPLTSTSQQQSNLFAPQLYTPSSSNVMPIVLESKWKYIDSTGTVQGPFSTSEMASWNQQGYFQPVLQICRVDTSLEPLGINDKFITLGELSGLVNDLINPFNTFDNLVARMPIDSLSKNNNKEVVKQEEKLTLQKETMSKVLEKSLQTNTKSKTKSEAKNKEPSKNDKEIQKPAISESEKYAQALLEREHKKKQNKADMVAKQLLAEEEKRKQKQKADQERKKDTQLFSADHKNNTDQQKEKVIRATVNGSGEEDIKNQSLNKWSTTATTTNLKKTNDLTSSTPVEEKIHSTTTSAQPKINSESLESLPSKSQSKNEKPETEEFDVSFIEEQKKIWESVRRTSKPSKNTTKASSINNAWTTVTSKAKPTSTKAQSTINKPTIGSFTVNPNLKAKTVVSAASPAASNGINPGISPRQEFLKWCKSQMKLNQGITSNTVLELLLSLPSGQESKELIAETIYANSAVMDGNRFATEFIKRRNECEKHHHEDPLSWNEALALSGNDDSDWEFQTVKKKGRKH
- the SEC66 gene encoding Sec63 complex subunit SEC66 (similar to Saccharomyces cerevisiae SEC66 (YBR171W); ancestral locus Anc_8.588), whose amino-acid sequence is MSSFNETFEDAFNTTSNGTYTNNTNGTNFNGTQFNQEPEMEEILKNVSFYTPIIYSAILLISLLLFASQYKKSQLKKRTELPSIFDENDARDLYFEIKSMDDVHEKVIKAALLNRGAEAIRRSLKMKELEPQIELIYKNGSVGEEYWQRFQNEMKLMEVEFKDCIQEAEALQPGWVQLFVGNAREICFNQAMQRRFDAIIKRKEVSIKEWDLKLDDNGMLIK
- the NPL4 gene encoding nuclear protein localization protein 4 (similar to Saccharomyces cerevisiae NPL4 (YBR170C); ancestral locus Anc_8.589), coding for MLIRFRTKDGMQRIPCEPTDLFGTLMDKLLPHLNPRADIQSFTVDDKPGLSGNPVSELLNRDVTDLGLKHGDIVYVNYKEKQDGIADANGNDSMKSYQSGSVKLNGETVSIPTMEKKSITKELPIDEELEKEDGLIPRQRSSLCKHGDKGMCEYCSPLPPWDKEYHEKNNIKHISFHSYLKKLNQATNKKESGSSYIAPLSQPNFKIDKHCSNGHEPWPHGICSKCQPSAITLEQQSFRMVDHVEFQKSSLINEFIESWRYTGMQRFAFMYGSYEKYDSTPLGIKAIIEAIYEPPQHDEQDGLTLDIEQTRQEMDEIDKLAKTMGLSRVGVIFTDLTDAGNGDGSVFCKRHKDSFFLSSLEVIMAAKYQKRHPNVSKYSEQGIFSSKFVTCVVSGNTEGEIDISSYQVSTAAEALVDATMISGSTHPSMAYINETTNDRYVPEIFYMKKNEYGLTVKENAKPAFPVDYLLVSLTHGFPIDDTVSGKFRTIQGFPWANRQSMGQSQDYQELKKYIYQSAIAGDFNVLHDRISNFHFLLYVHTLQILSEDEWALLVIAASSKTEFEEPLLQLVSTAGWQTLVMILQESS
- the SSE2 gene encoding adenyl-nucleotide exchange factor SSE2 (similar to Saccharomyces cerevisiae SSE2 (YBR169C) and SSE1 (YPL106C); ancestral locus Anc_8.590); this translates as MSTPFGLDFGNSTSVLAVAKNGGIDIVVNEVSNRSTPSLVGFGPKNRYLGETAKTKETSNIKNTVGNLKRIIGLNYDEHDHDFKEEAKFATSKLVKLDDGKVGAQVTLADERKTFSAVQLSGMLFKKMKNTVETEIKSPITDVCIAVPVWYSEEQRYSVADAARVANMNPVRIVNDVTAAGVSYGVFKTDLPEGDAKPRIVAFVDIGHSDYTCSIMAFKKGEMKVLATAYDKHFGGRDFDRAITERLADEFLTKYKIDIRSNPKAYNRILAASEKLKKVLSANTTAPISVESVMDDIDVTSQMTREELEELVQPLLKRVTVPILHALKQAKLKAEDIDFVEIIGGTTRIPTLKKSISDAFGKPLSSTLNQDEAIAKGAAFICAIHSPTIRVRPFKFEDIHPNSVTYTWDQQVEDEDRLEVFPSNSTFPSTKMITLYRTDNFTMGAEYTDVKQIPSKHISKDIASWEITGVKVPEGQDSIPVKMKLRCDPSGFHTIEDAYTLEDIIVKEAIPLPDDAPEDAEVQYKEVKKTVKKDNLKIEAHTFSLDEAKLNELIEAENDMFAQDKLVAETEDRKNALEEYIYTLRSKLEGDYSEFASDEEKEKLTDMLMKTEDWLYDEGDDSTKAKYIAKYEELASLGNIIKGRYMANEEEKRQALRAKEEAAKAAEMAGKMAAEREAKAKADAEAGKKDSPKEPQQEVDADGDIDLD